The Mercurialis annua linkage group LG2, ddMerAnnu1.2, whole genome shotgun sequence genome contains a region encoding:
- the LOC126669512 gene encoding alpha/beta hydrolase domain-containing protein WAV2 isoform X1, with the protein MVSYVSVLLYGVGGIVVAGMALLVAFQEKLVYVPVLPGLTKSYQITPARLRLLYEDVWLRSSDGVRLHAWFIKIFPDCRGPTILFFQENAGNIAHRLEMVRIMIQKLHCNVFMLSYRGYGESDGYPSQHGIAKDAQAALDHLSQRTDIDTSRIVVFGRSLGGAVGALLTKKNPDKVAGLILENTFTSILDMAGVLLPFLKWFIGSNHSKGPKILNFLVRSPWSTIDVVGQVKQPILFLSGLQDEMVPPSHMQLLYAKAAVHNKNSSFVEFPTGMHMDTWLAGGDEYWRTVQQFLEKYVPENKENDSYNDKAHKSSL; encoded by the exons ATGGTGTCGTACGTGAGTGTGCTGCTGTACGGAGTCGGTGGTATAGTGGTAGCCGGAATGGCGTTGCTGGTGGCGTTTCAAGAGAAGTTAGTCTACGTACCCGTATTACCCGGACTCACCAAATCCTACCAAATTACTCCCGCCCGACTCCGCCTCCTTTACGAagacgtttggcttcgatcCTCCGATGGGGTCCGCCTTCACGCTTGGTTCATCAAGATTTTCCCTGATTGCCGAG GTCCGACCATTTTGTTTTTCCAGGAGAATGCAGGAA ATATTGCACACCGTCTTGAAATGGTCCGCATTATGATACAAAAGCTGCATTGCAATGTCTTCATGCTTTCATACCGAGG TTATGGAGAAAGTGACGGTTACCCTTCTCAACATGGAATCGCCAAGGATGCTCAG GCAGCACTTGATCATCTTTCTCAAAGGACTGATATTGATACCTCTAGAATAGTTGTGTTTGGGAGATCACTGGGTGGTGCAGTAGGAGCTCTCCTGACAAAAAAGAATCCTGATAAG GTTGCTGGGCTGATACTGGAAAACACTTTCACGTCTATTCTGGACATGGCTGGAGTCTTACTGCCCTTTTTAAAGTGGTTTATTGGAAGTAATCATTCAAAAGGTccaaaaattcttaattttcttGTGCGTTCTCCATGGAGCACCATTGATGTCGTAGGCCAG GTTAAGCAGCCAATCCTTTTTCTCTCGGGGTTGCAAGATGAAATGGTTCCCCCATCTCATATGCAGTTGCTTTATGCTAAGGCCGCTGTTCATAACAAAAATAGCAGCTTTGTGGAATTTCCCACTGGCATGCACATGGACACCTGGCTCGCCGGAGGTGATGAATATTGGAGAACTGTACAGCAGTTCCTTGAAAAATATGTTCCCGAGAATAAAGAAAATGATTCTTACAATGATAAAG CCCATAAAAGCTCTCTGTGA
- the LOC126669512 gene encoding alpha/beta hydrolase domain-containing protein WAV2 isoform X2, whose protein sequence is MVSYVSVLLYGVGGIVVAGMALLVAFQEKLVYVPVLPGLTKSYQITPARLRLLYEDVWLRSSDGVRLHAWFIKIFPDCRGPTILFFQENAGNIAHRLEMVRIMIQKLHCNVFMLSYRGYGESDGYPSQHGIAKDAQAALDHLSQRTDIDTSRIVVFGRSLGGAVGALLTKKNPDKVAGLILENTFTSILDMAGVLLPFLKWFIGSNHSKGPKILNFLVRSPWSTIDVVGQVKQPILFLSGLQDEMVPPSHMQLLYAKAAVHNKNSSFVEFPTGMHMDTWLAGGDEYWRTVQQFLEKYVPENKENDSYNDKDLNGR, encoded by the exons ATGGTGTCGTACGTGAGTGTGCTGCTGTACGGAGTCGGTGGTATAGTGGTAGCCGGAATGGCGTTGCTGGTGGCGTTTCAAGAGAAGTTAGTCTACGTACCCGTATTACCCGGACTCACCAAATCCTACCAAATTACTCCCGCCCGACTCCGCCTCCTTTACGAagacgtttggcttcgatcCTCCGATGGGGTCCGCCTTCACGCTTGGTTCATCAAGATTTTCCCTGATTGCCGAG GTCCGACCATTTTGTTTTTCCAGGAGAATGCAGGAA ATATTGCACACCGTCTTGAAATGGTCCGCATTATGATACAAAAGCTGCATTGCAATGTCTTCATGCTTTCATACCGAGG TTATGGAGAAAGTGACGGTTACCCTTCTCAACATGGAATCGCCAAGGATGCTCAG GCAGCACTTGATCATCTTTCTCAAAGGACTGATATTGATACCTCTAGAATAGTTGTGTTTGGGAGATCACTGGGTGGTGCAGTAGGAGCTCTCCTGACAAAAAAGAATCCTGATAAG GTTGCTGGGCTGATACTGGAAAACACTTTCACGTCTATTCTGGACATGGCTGGAGTCTTACTGCCCTTTTTAAAGTGGTTTATTGGAAGTAATCATTCAAAAGGTccaaaaattcttaattttcttGTGCGTTCTCCATGGAGCACCATTGATGTCGTAGGCCAG GTTAAGCAGCCAATCCTTTTTCTCTCGGGGTTGCAAGATGAAATGGTTCCCCCATCTCATATGCAGTTGCTTTATGCTAAGGCCGCTGTTCATAACAAAAATAGCAGCTTTGTGGAATTTCCCACTGGCATGCACATGGACACCTGGCTCGCCGGAGGTGATGAATATTGGAGAACTGTACAGCAGTTCCTTGAAAAATATGTTCCCGAGAATAAAGAAAATGATTCTTACAATGATAAAG ATTTGAATGGGAGGTGA